Genomic segment of Candidatus Neomarinimicrobiota bacterium:
CTTTCGTTCTGGCGAAAAAATCGACAATGTTAAATTACTGGCCAATGAAATGACCTTTCTCTACGCTGATGAGAGCCATTATCATGTCATGGATAATGAAACTTATGAGCAAATTCCTATTGATAGAGAACTGATGGCATCGGTTAAAGATTTCTTAAAAGAAAATGATAGTATCAAAGTATTGTTTAGAGACACCACACCGGTTGATGTCGAGATACCGGCACACGTAATCCTGGAGATCACGGAAACTGATCCCGGTTTACGTGGAGACACAGCTACAGGTGGCTCAAAGCCAGCTTTCCTGGAAACCGGACTTAAAGTAACTGTGCCTCTCTTTCTCAATATCGGAGATAAAGTCAAAGTTGATACGCGTACTGGTGACTATCTGGAACGCGTCAGGACTTAGGAGAAAATATTGAACACCAAAGATATAGAACAACTGATTGCACTATTGGAAAAGTCCGGTCTGTCTGAGATCGAATTTTCCACTTGGGGTAAAAAGATCCGGGTCTCTCGCTCGGCTGGAAATATTGTTGTCCAGAACTCTGTTGGGGATGATATCAATTCTCAGGCAGCCGCACCGGCTGATCCAAAAGCAGCGACTCCAGAAGAGGAGAGCTTGCTTCATGGTGTTGCCTTTAAATCGCCCATGGTTGGTACCTTTTACAGGTCTCCTTCACCAGATGTGGATCCCTTCGTAAAAGTTGGAGATCATGTCAGAAAAGGTGATACCTTATGCATCATCGAGGCCATGAAGATCATGAACGAAGTTGAAGCAGAAATGTCCGGAGTCATTCTGGATATTCAGATCGACAATGCTCAACCCGTTGAATATGGTCAAACACTCTTCCTCATTGACCCCTGATCCGATCCTTTATGTTTAAAAAGATTCTAATTGCTAATCGTGGTGAAATAGCCCTCCGGATTATTCGGGCATGCCGTGAAATGGGTGTAAAAAGTGTAGCCGTTTACTCAGAGGCAGATGAACTCTCTCTTCATACCAAGTTCGCTGATGAAGCAGTCTGTATTGGCCCCGGACCTTCTGCTCAGAGTTATCTGAATACCCAAGCGGTCCTGACAGCAGCAGGGGTTACT
This window contains:
- the efp gene encoding elongation factor P — protein: MGSTSDIKNNLVIEFSGNLWKVVEFLHVKPGKGNAFVRTKLKKIPGGQVIDQTFRSGEKIDNVKLLANEMTFLYADESHYHVMDNETYEQIPIDRELMASVKDFLKENDSIKVLFRDTTPVDVEIPAHVILEITETDPGLRGDTATGGSKPAFLETGLKVTVPLFLNIGDKVKVDTRTGDYLERVRT
- the accB gene encoding acetyl-CoA carboxylase biotin carboxyl carrier protein; the protein is MNTKDIEQLIALLEKSGLSEIEFSTWGKKIRVSRSAGNIVVQNSVGDDINSQAAAPADPKAATPEEESLLHGVAFKSPMVGTFYRSPSPDVDPFVKVGDHVRKGDTLCIIEAMKIMNEVEAEMSGVILDIQIDNAQPVEYGQTLFLIDP